A genomic region of Acidiphilium multivorum AIU301 contains the following coding sequences:
- a CDS encoding MbcA/ParS/Xre antitoxin family protein, translating into MKFATVQPLTARPDIPVITDEEATALARATVNLFRAWSLTDQEARVLLGEMAQRTWARWKAGDVGRIDRDLRARMAILMGIHKALRYLFTDPARGYAWIRKPNDAFEGRSGLDLMLRGEITDLMDLRKYLDAERGAW; encoded by the coding sequence GTGAAATTCGCCACGGTTCAGCCACTCACGGCACGTCCTGACATTCCCGTTATCACAGATGAGGAAGCAACGGCGCTAGCTCGAGCTACCGTCAATCTTTTTCGCGCCTGGAGCCTGACCGATCAGGAAGCCCGAGTGCTCCTTGGCGAGATGGCCCAGCGGACATGGGCGCGCTGGAAGGCTGGTGACGTCGGCCGTATCGACCGTGACCTGCGTGCCCGGATGGCGATACTTATGGGGATCCATAAGGCGCTGCGCTATCTGTTCACCGACCCTGCCCGCGGATACGCGTGGATCCGCAAGCCCAACGACGCCTTCGAGGGTCGAAGCGGCCTGGATTTGATGTTGCGCGGAGAGATCACCGATCTGATGGACCTTCGGAAATACCTGGATGCAGAACGGGGCGCTTGGTGA